TTCAACGGAGAGGCAAAGGAAAAAATGCACCGTTTCCAGACCTCCCAGGAAAACATGAACAGCGCCTCCGTGGAATATGTGCGCGGTATGTCGGAGATCAAAGCATTTAATCAGACCGCCGATTCCTTTAAGCGGTTGAGCAAATCCATTACAGACTATACCTCTTTCGTGCTGGAGTACGCATTGGGCTGGCAGAACTGTATGCCTGCTTTTACCACGATCATCAACAATATTTATCTGCTTTTGATTCCCGTGGGCGTTCTGATTGGGATGCACACCACGGATTTCAGGGAGTATTCGCTGACATTCATTTTCTACCTGATTATTGTCCATGCGATTTCGGGCATCCTGAATAAGATCATGTATATCTCGGAGTCCTTCACGCAGATTGACGGCAGCGTGGAACGTATGGATGAAATCCTGCGTATCCCGACCCTGCCCGAAAAGAGTACGGCGGCAACAATTAAAAACTATGGGATTGCTTTTCAGGATGTCAGCTTTTCCTACGAAGCCGATTCCCAGGTCAAGGCCCTGTCTCATGTTTCCTTCCTTGCGGATCAGGGCAAGGTGACAGCCATTGTCGGCCCTTCCGGTGGCGGCAAGAGTACCATCGCCAGCTTGATCTCCCGGTTTTATGATGTGACGGACGGAAGTATTCAAATCGGCGGCGTTGACATTCGGGACATTCCGCTGGATGCGCTGATGGATAAGGTCAGCTTCGTATTTCAGGATACGTTCCTGTTCAAACAGAGCATCCTGGATAACATCCGCATGGGAAATTCAGATGCTACGGAGGAACAGGTGATTGCGGCGGCAAAGGCGGCAAGATGCCACGAATTTATCGAGCAACTTCCAAACGGTTATCAGACTGTGATTGGAAGCACCGGCATTCATCTCTCAGGTGGTGAACGCCAACGGATTGCCATTGCAAGGGCTATCGTAAAGGATGCCCCTATCATCGTACTGGACGAAGCAACCGCATTCAGCGACCCGGAAAATGAGTACCTGATTCAAAAAGCCTTTGAAAAGCTAATCCAGAATAAAACGGTTGTAATGATTGCCCATCGTCTGTCTACGATTCGCAACGCTGGCCAGATCCTTGTCATGGAAAAAGGACACCTGATTGAATCTGGCACCCATGACGAGTTGCTGAAGAAGGGTGGAAAATACGCGCAGATGTGGAGCAGCTATACGGAGTCGATCAACTGGAAAATCAGTACGGGAAAGGCGGTGTGATCTATGAGTAAGCTGAAAGAAAAGTTAATGCTGTCGGAGAAAGGCTACTCCGACCTAAAAAAAGCAATTACAGCCTGCACAATAACCAATATTGTGCTGCTGCTTCCTTCAATGGTGGCCTGCCTACTCTTTTGGGAACTGCTGAAACCGTTCACCGGAGAGGCAATTTCATGGGACGCACTGTGGAAGCTGCTGGGACTGGGGGTGGTTGCGGCTATTCTGGTATTCCTGGCTGCAAAAAATGATTATAGAAAAACCTACATTGCTTCTTATAAAGAGGCCAGCACGACCAGACTTCGGATCGCAGAACATCTTCGCAAGCTCCCAATGAGCTTCTTTAACACAAAAGATTTATCTGATATTACCACAAACATGATGGCGGATTGCAGCAGCATGGAATCCATGCTCAGCAGTACCATTCCGCCGCTGATCGCAAATATTATCTCTGTCACCCTGATCTGTATTTGTCTGGCATTTTTTGACTGGAGAATGGCCCTTGCGATTTTCTGCACGATGCCGATCACATTTCTTATCATCTTGGGCGGGCGCAAGCTGCAACTTCATCTGTTTGACAAACAGGTGGATGTGAAACTGGAGGCGTCCAGCCAGATTCAGGAATACCTGGAAGGTATTAAGATCATCAAATCTTGTGGTCTTGGCGGTTCCCGCTTTGATGCGTTGGATAAAGCACTCCAAGACATGAGAAAAATCGCCATCAGGGTGGAACTGGCCTCTGGTATTCTGGTTCAGGGAGCCAGCCTGGTTCTGCAAGCAGGTCTTGGTATCACCATTTTTATCGGGACGGTACTGATAACTGGCGGTCAAATTGAACTGCTTCCTTTGCTGGTGCTGTTCATGTTCTCCACGCAGATTTACGGCCCAATCCTTGCCATTCTCTCACAGTTGACCTCTCTGTTTCATTTGGGGACTGTCACCAACCGTATGCGTACCCTGCTGACCACGCCAGCTATGGAGGGGGAGGATAAGGATGTATCCAAGTATGACATTGAACTGAAAAATGTCACTTTCGGATATAACCAGGACGATGTTATCAAGGATGTGTCTTTCTCTATTCCTGCTGGCAGCGTAACGGCCTTGGTAGGGCCTTCCGGCAGCGGCAAAAGTACGATTTCCAAACTGATCGCCCGCTTTTGGGATGTGAGAAAAGGCCAGATCACCATCGGCGGTATAGATGTCAGCACCATTGAACCGGAACACCTGATGCGCTGTATGTCCTTTGTATTCCAGGATGTGACCCTGTTCAACGATACTGTTTTTAACAATATCCGTGTAGGCAACATGAACGCTACCGAGGAGCAGGTCATGGCGGCGGCAAAGGCGGCATACTGTGACGAATTTATCCAGAGATTGCCGGATGGTTATCAGACTGTCCTTGGAGAGAACGGCAGCACTCTTTCCGGTGGTGAACGTCAGAGGATTTCCATTGCCCGTGCGCTGCTGAAAGATGCCCCGATCATTCTTCTGGACGAGGCAACCGCATCCCTTGACCCGGAGAACGAGGTTTTGATCCAGCGGGCTATTGCAAAGCTGGTGGAGGGCAAGACGGTCATTATGATTGCTCACCGGCTTCGTACCGTTGTGGATGCCGACCAAATTCTCGTTCTTGATAACGGTAGACTGGTGGAACACGGTACACATGATGAATTGATGAAAAAGAACGGATTGTACCATAAACTGTTCCATATCCAACAGGAGAGTCTTGGTTGGGCTGTGTAAATTGTTTTAGAAGGGAGATGTTCCATGAAACTTCATGCGTCCGGGGAGGACTACCTGGAAACCATCCTTGTTCTCCAAAAGAAACGCGGTATGGTGCGCTCCGTAGATGTGGCCCGGCACATGGAGGTGTCAAAGCCCAGCGTGTGCCATGCAGTGGCTACCTTGCGGGACGGCGGCTTTCTTATGATGGACGAAGATCACTTTCTCCATCTGACCGATGTGGGCCGCGAGGTGGCTGAAAAAATCTATAAGCGTCACTGCTTCTTTACCGAGCAGCTTATCACCGCAGGCGTTGACCCCAAAACTGCGGAGGCCGATGCCTGTCGTATTGAACACATCATCAGCGATGAGAGTTTTGACCGGCTGAAAGAGGCAGCCGAACAAGAGCAAAACTAAAACCGAATAAGCCAAGCGATCCTGCCCCGCAAGACGGGGAAAGAAAAAAAACCGTTGCAGGGCAGGCAGCTTTGTGCGCCCAAAATGGATTTTCCGGGTACTGCGGCGGTTTTGAGTAACATCAAGGCCGCCGTTCCTTATGCCCTCGACAAAGGAGTGACGACTACACGCTGACACGGCGGCTTTAGGAGGGAACCGCCATGAAGCACATTGACCGCCGACAAATTCTGACGATATTTCACTACCGTCAAAAAAAGCCCAGTCAACGAACAGGCCCCGTCTGGTAGCCGGTGCGAAAATTGTCATTCTGTAAGTGAATATTGGAGTTTTTGCGCTCGAATAGCTTTTTGCTGTCCGGGCGCTTTTTTGTCCCTATGGAGCCGGAACATCGGGTCAGCATGGCCCGAACTTTATCCCCGGAGCCGCGCCCCGCCGCCTCATTCAGATTTACCCAAAAAATCTGAATGGAGGAAAGGCAGATGGAAGTTACCATCAATTATAACGGACAAGCTGTGGCTGTGGAGGTCACGCTGGAAGTCTATGAATTTCTTGACCGGGCCGATCATAAAACGGAGAACCTGTTCCATGAACAGCGGCGGCATTGGGATGGCCGGGAGTTTGACGAGTACATCATTACCACCGAGGGTGTAGGGGTCTACGGCGAAACGCCGGAGGAATACCTTTGCCGCATGGAAACGCTGCATGAGCTGATGGCGGTTCTGGACACCTGTACCGAGGTCCAGCGCCGCCGGTTCCTGCTCTATGCGCTTGACGGGCTGAGCCTTGCAGAGATCGGTGTGCTGTGCGGCTGCTCCAAAGTGGCTGTTTATCAAAGTGTGGAGGCGGTCAGAAAAAAATTTATAAATTTCTTTGAGAACAGGCTTAACGAATGACCTGTTTTCTGGCTACCAAGTGAAAGGGATCATTTCCCTTATCTCAGCGAGGGGCGGACAGCGGACGAGCTGCCCGCCTCTCCGATTTTCAGGAGGTAAGCCTATGAAAACAATCAATTTGCGGTGGATGTATCCCCACTACCGGCATGACGAGTTTGTGGATGTTACGGACGAGGTATGGGCAGCGATGTATCAGGCCAAGCGGGAGATGGAGAACTATGAGCGTCGGAAAGTCTACCACCGCGCCTACTACTCTCTGGACGCATACAGCTGGCTGGAAAATTACGCACTGGAACACAGCAGATCGCCGGAAGATATTTTGCTGGAACGAGAAGAAATGACCACCCGCCTATACCTGATAGCAGCTCTTCCGGTGGCTCTGGCTCATGCCACTCCGACACAGGCCCGCCGTGTTCACGCCTACTACATTGCCGGTATCAAGCAGCCGGAAATCGCCCGGAGAGAGGGTATCCATAGCAGTAAGGTCAGCGTTGCCATCCGCCGGGGGCTGCGGAATATGCGCCGCTGCTATGATGGCCTTTTCCAAACAGAGTGAGGGCATGCCTATGCAGACCATCAATCTCAAACAATATTATCCATTTTGCAAAGAGGACATTTTTGTGGAGGTGTCCGATGAGATCGTCGAAGCGTTTCTTCTGGACAAGAGAGCCGAGGCCGCCAGAGATCGCAAGATGTTCCGGTATAAGGCGTTTTATTCCCTCGATTGTAA
Above is a window of Oscillospiraceae bacterium NTUH-002-81 DNA encoding:
- a CDS encoding ABC transporter ATP-binding protein; translated protein: MAQQNEKQPKAKTGLARCLELASGHKGLVFLAGFLAALAAICSFVPYLSIYYIVREILFVYPDMSLLNVSTISTWGWLALAGILGNIVFYFFALLCSHVAAFGTLYELKVAFADHIMQIPLGYHLTLGSGKMRKIMDENIESVEKFIAHQLPDFVASLVAPLVLVIILLGIDWRYGVVCLVGIVLAFIVQFAGFNGEAKEKMHRFQTSQENMNSASVEYVRGMSEIKAFNQTADSFKRLSKSITDYTSFVLEYALGWQNCMPAFTTIINNIYLLLIPVGVLIGMHTTDFREYSLTFIFYLIIVHAISGILNKIMYISESFTQIDGSVERMDEILRIPTLPEKSTAATIKNYGIAFQDVSFSYEADSQVKALSHVSFLADQGKVTAIVGPSGGGKSTIASLISRFYDVTDGSIQIGGVDIRDIPLDALMDKVSFVFQDTFLFKQSILDNIRMGNSDATEEQVIAAAKAARCHEFIEQLPNGYQTVIGSTGIHLSGGERQRIAIARAIVKDAPIIVLDEATAFSDPENEYLIQKAFEKLIQNKTVVMIAHRLSTIRNAGQILVMEKGHLIESGTHDELLKKGGKYAQMWSSYTESINWKISTGKAV
- a CDS encoding ABC transporter ATP-binding protein; its protein translation is MSKLKEKLMLSEKGYSDLKKAITACTITNIVLLLPSMVACLLFWELLKPFTGEAISWDALWKLLGLGVVAAILVFLAAKNDYRKTYIASYKEASTTRLRIAEHLRKLPMSFFNTKDLSDITTNMMADCSSMESMLSSTIPPLIANIISVTLICICLAFFDWRMALAIFCTMPITFLIILGGRKLQLHLFDKQVDVKLEASSQIQEYLEGIKIIKSCGLGGSRFDALDKALQDMRKIAIRVELASGILVQGASLVLQAGLGITIFIGTVLITGGQIELLPLLVLFMFSTQIYGPILAILSQLTSLFHLGTVTNRMRTLLTTPAMEGEDKDVSKYDIELKNVTFGYNQDDVIKDVSFSIPAGSVTALVGPSGSGKSTISKLIARFWDVRKGQITIGGIDVSTIEPEHLMRCMSFVFQDVTLFNDTVFNNIRVGNMNATEEQVMAAAKAAYCDEFIQRLPDGYQTVLGENGSTLSGGERQRISIARALLKDAPIILLDEATASLDPENEVLIQRAIAKLVEGKTVIMIAHRLRTVVDADQILVLDNGRLVEHGTHDELMKKNGLYHKLFHIQQESLGWAV
- a CDS encoding metal-dependent transcriptional regulator, yielding MKLHASGEDYLETILVLQKKRGMVRSVDVARHMEVSKPSVCHAVATLRDGGFLMMDEDHFLHLTDVGREVAEKIYKRHCFFTEQLITAGVDPKTAEADACRIEHIISDESFDRLKEAAEQEQN
- a CDS encoding sigma factor-like helix-turn-helix DNA-binding protein — translated: MEVTINYNGQAVAVEVTLEVYEFLDRADHKTENLFHEQRRHWDGREFDEYIITTEGVGVYGETPEEYLCRMETLHELMAVLDTCTEVQRRRFLLYALDGLSLAEIGVLCGCSKVAVYQSVEAVRKKFINFFENRLNE
- a CDS encoding RNA polymerase subunit sigma-24, translating into MKTINLRWMYPHYRHDEFVDVTDEVWAAMYQAKREMENYERRKVYHRAYYSLDAYSWLENYALEHSRSPEDILLEREEMTTRLYLIAALPVALAHATPTQARRVHAYYIAGIKQPEIARREGIHSSKVSVAIRRGLRNMRRCYDGLFQTE